Below is a genomic region from Vibrio pomeroyi.
ACAACATAGAAATCACAGATCTCAAACTCGTTTGGCGCTTTGGTTTCAATGGCGGTTAACGCAGCAGGAACTCCATCAATGTAGAGTAAGTAACCCGTTACGGTCTCACCAAGCGTAGGGTAAATCTCAAACAAGCCATACTCGTCTGGCTTATCTCCGATGATCTTTGAAAACTCGGCGGCATAACCCTGATATAGATTCGCGTATACCTGTTGATTACCACTATAGACTGTCACAATGTTCATAAACTGATCTCTGTATTGTTCACTCTGCAATTCATGTGAACGTATATTTACCACACTCATTATCTCAGTGATCGTAAAAGGAGTTGCCGATATACGACGGTTATGTAACCAAAAACTCAAATTCTTTTGAAGCTTTCGTTGGTAGCATCTCGATAACTTCGTATTTAGCTATACCTTCTCGATGAAATGGGTCTTGAGTAAGAATCGCATCTAGTTGCTCTCGATTACTGAGCGTAGATAAGATAACTCCACCTGTTCGAGGTTTTTTACGCCCAGACAGCTGAAAATACCCCAATTCATACTGTTCATTCAAAAATTTAACATGTTCAGGAATGAAGCGGTCTACCTCTTCCATCGGCACTTGGTATTCGAGAGAAACAATAAACATAATAATTCCTTATTTCAGAATATGAGTGATGTTGAGAAAATTATTTAAACAGATAACGCTTTACGATAGTAATTGGCGTCTTGATTTTCCCCTTTGAATACAGCGTAGTTCTCTACAGGCCCAACTAACTCAAAGCCTGTATTGGATAAGATTTTATTTGAGCCGACATTACCCACTAACGCATAGGCATCAACATATTTAAGTGAAGAGTGCTCGGCTAAGTAGATAAGTAACTTCCTCACTGCGTTAGACGCAATACCTTTAGAACCAAATGAGCGACCAACTCGATAGCCTAACTCTCCACTTTCACCGTTGAGGCCGATATCACGGACGTTGATTCGCCCACAAATAGTGCCATTAGCGTCTTTGATCAACATAGGAATCATCTCGCTATTGTCATACTCTGTTAGAAAGTTCGTGACTTGCTCGGCAACACCCGCATTGGAATAGAAACGGTCTTCCCGAGCTGGGACAAATTGCTCAAACCACTCTCTATTTTCAACTTCAAACTCTAATAAAGCACTGACATCGCGTGGGTGAAGTAAGTGTAAAAATATATCCATAATCAATACTCTGATGCTTATCTAAAAAGCCGCACCTTATGATTCATACATCTCAGCTTGTCTTCTGAATCTAAGGTAAGTCTCTTAACTTCTTAGCAGGGTTGCCTGCATAAATACCTTTCTCAGTGATGTCTTTGGTCACTACACTACCCGCTCCAATCACTGCCCCTTCGCAAATGCTGACAGCTAATACTGTCGCATTGGAGCCAATGGTAACGTTATTTTCGATAACGGTGCGTCCCCAGTTGTCTGGGTTTGGATCTGGTTTACCCTCTTTGAACAAGTCATTTGCGAACATCACACCGTGCCCAACAAAGCAGTCACTTCCGATAGTCACATACTCACAAATAAAGGTGTGAGACTGAATCTTACTTCTCTCGCCTATCACGGAGTTCTTTTGAATCTCGACAAATGGGCCAATGAACACATCGTCTTTAAGCTCACAACCATAAAGGTTGCTTGGCTCGATGATAGTGACATTCTCACCACAGGTAATATCAGTAATCTGCGCCTTTAAAACTCTAGGACTTGCCATACTTCCTCTCGACATTAGCGTCACAATTCAATCTAAGCGATTGTGCCGTATGCATTAAAGTGCATCAAATAGAGATGTTGAGAGTTGGTAATGGATCAAAGATCCTGCATAAATTAAAACAAGCCAACCAACACGACTGACAACAGTATGCCACCTATAAAGCTAGGGGCATGAAACGGGCGAGCTTGGGATTTTACGTACTCTTTTTGAAGCTCTTCTTGATAAGTTTTGACGGCAAGTTCTTTTACGTAGTTATTTTGCATAATAAGCTCCTTTTCAATGATTAAGAGAAGCTTAAGACTTGAAGTAAGGTTGAGGTAAAGCAAAAATTCAGATTAATTGAACACTTGAGTTTTGTCACTCGAGGATTACCCTAAAAACATCATTATTCACACCACCCACGTCCACTAATTCTCCAGTTTTCATATGAAGTGACGTGTTTAGTTGTCGAGTTGAGCGTGGCTCTTTCGTTTCTCGAATAACGAGCATATCGACCAAGTAGCCAGAGTCTTGCTTCCGAATTGAACCCGAAAAAGTCACACTTTCAACCCTGTCCGCGAGTACAGAATTAAATGTTTTATCTTCTAGCACACCTGCGGAGATCGATGTATCGCCATAAAACAACGTGATACTGATTGGGTCGGGTGCTAACACTTGATTGGATGAACACCCCATCATAGCTAGGCACAACATTAAAATAACTCGAAATTGCATAAACTGGTTTTCTTACGTTAAGCGTCTGTTTTTCATATTAAAACACTTCACATCAATAAACGCCATACGTTGGCAGAAGCTTGTTTAGAGTGAATTGTGTAGTGAGGCTTAACGATAGGTTTATATCTTGAGATGGGGCTCGCTATTCACAGATTCGGCTCTAACTCCTTGTTAAGAAGTTAGAGCCGACATTGGAACGCTATATTCAAATTGGGTTCAGTGAATTAAGCAAAAACGTCTTGTGGCGGTGTGCCTTCGCAGTTAGAAACGACGGCATCAATTTGGATTAAAGCATTCATAGGAATCTCTGAAACCCCTACCACCGTTCTTGCCGGTAAGTCAGCATTAAAGAACGTAGTGTAGATCTCGTTCACCGCATCAATATCTGAAACATCTTTAAGCTGAATATTAATTTTCACCGTATCGTCCATGCTGTGGTCAACACTTTCAATGATCGCCTTAATATTTTGTAGGCACTGTTCAGCTTGCTCTTTTATGCCACCAGCAACCACCTCATTGGTTTTCGGATCTACAGGTAGTTGACCAGAAATATGATTGTAGTGAGAGAAAGCAACGGTGTGCGAATAAGGCATAAATGGCGCATCAACCGTATTATTAGCTTCAATAACCAGTAAGCGAGTATCTTCTGGCAGTTGTGGCGGTGTGCCATCGCCGTGTGAAACAGACGTATCGATTTGAACTAAAGCGCCCATTGGTAGTTCAGCGGCATTAACAATCGTTCGCGCTGGTACATAACTTGGGAAGAACTTAGCGCAAACTTCATTTACCTTTTCTGCATCTTCAATATTTTTAAGGTAAATCGTGGTTTTAACCACATCATTCATAACATGACCGATGCTCTCTAGAATCGTTTTAATGTTTGTTAAACATTGTGTCGTTTGTTCTGTGATACCACCTGAAACCAACTCACCTGTATTTACATCGATAGGCAATTGAGCTGAAAGGTTGTTGTAGTGAGAAAAAGCCGCTGTCTGAGTAGAGACAACACTTTGAGGCGCGTTATCTGTATTCCTTGATACCTTCACCAGCGCGCAAGGTGCTTGTGGTTTAGTGCCTTCGCCGTTTGAAATAAGCGC
It encodes:
- a CDS encoding Rid family detoxifying hydrolase; its protein translation is MSSDIIKVSRNTENAPTNSVSTQTVAFSHYNNFSAQLPVDPKTGEVVIGDIKDQAAQCLNNIKAIVESIDHVMDDVVKINVFVKNISDIDAIDEVYKSFFQNILPTRTVVGVAALPNSDALVQMDALISNGEGTKPQAPCALVKVSRNTDNAPQSVVSTQTAAFSHYNNLSAQLPIDVNTGELVSGGITEQTTQCLTNIKTILESIGHVMNDVVKTTIYLKNIEDAEKVNEVCAKFFPSYVPARTIVNAAELPMGALVQIDTSVSHGDGTPPQLPEDTRLLVIEANNTVDAPFMPYSHTVAFSHYNHISGQLPVDPKTNEVVAGGIKEQAEQCLQNIKAIIESVDHSMDDTVKINIQLKDVSDIDAVNEIYTTFFNADLPARTVVGVSEIPMNALIQIDAVVSNCEGTPPQDVFA
- a CDS encoding N-acetyltransferase; translation: MASPRVLKAQITDITCGENVTIIEPSNLYGCELKDDVFIGPFVEIQKNSVIGERSKIQSHTFICEYVTIGSDCFVGHGVMFANDLFKEGKPDPNPDNWGRTVIENNVTIGSNATVLAVSICEGAVIGAGSVVTKDITEKGIYAGNPAKKLRDLP
- a CDS encoding YciI family protein, which gives rise to MFIVSLEYQVPMEEVDRFIPEHVKFLNEQYELGYFQLSGRKKPRTGGVILSTLSNREQLDAILTQDPFHREGIAKYEVIEMLPTKASKEFEFLVT
- a CDS encoding GNAT family N-acetyltransferase; translated protein: MDIFLHLLHPRDVSALLEFEVENREWFEQFVPAREDRFYSNAGVAEQVTNFLTEYDNSEMIPMLIKDANGTICGRINVRDIGLNGESGELGYRVGRSFGSKGIASNAVRKLLIYLAEHSSLKYVDAYALVGNVGSNKILSNTGFELVGPVENYAVFKGENQDANYYRKALSV